In Pseudomonas asiatica, the following are encoded in one genomic region:
- a CDS encoding RHS repeat-associated core domain-containing protein, with the protein MHTRRFYKIDKMITLLVAGESVSLFQVKAACLATLSGKKCTMVVSDAKHTGLAFLCNRTLDIHTYLPFGYSAQALIHPLRPGYNGEWLCSASGGYLLGNGHRVFKPQRMGFESPDALSPFGAGGINAYTYCQGDPLNYVDPSGQFRIGRLKFSNLFRWPFRKRVRVSDRQVSKGVAAVTKALVGGSEQQKASLRKLSEDRRAFNELSNEVLALGSTAFGISWRGSDYRGIITDIGVEPFYWQQRKFSYAHQISLLEDRKAFLTAFVGAGPDQDLIPLAQAVSASQALIRSGGQRPPARHPQ; encoded by the coding sequence ATGCATACTCGCCGATTTTACAAAATTGATAAAATGATTACCCTTTTAGTAGCGGGAGAATCAGTCTCGCTATTTCAGGTGAAGGCTGCATGCTTGGCAACGTTGTCCGGCAAGAAGTGTACGATGGTAGTTAGTGATGCGAAGCACACGGGATTGGCGTTTCTGTGTAATCGCACGCTTGATATTCATACGTATTTACCCTTCGGGTATTCTGCCCAGGCGCTTATCCATCCGTTGAGGCCTGGATATAATGGAGAATGGTTGTGTTCAGCTTCAGGTGGGTATCTGTTAGGGAATGGTCATCGCGTATTCAAGCCACAACGCATGGGTTTCGAATCGCCAGACGCATTAAGCCCCTTTGGGGCCGGAGGTATTAACGCTTACACTTATTGCCAAGGCGACCCTTTAAACTATGTGGACCCGTCCGGACAGTTCAGGATTGGCCGGCTAAAATTTTCTAATCTCTTCAGGTGGCCATTCAGAAAACGTGTGCGAGTCAGCGATCGTCAAGTGAGCAAGGGCGTCGCGGCTGTTACGAAAGCGCTGGTGGGTGGCTCAGAGCAGCAAAAAGCATCGCTTCGAAAACTCAGTGAGGATCGCCGTGCTTTTAATGAACTCTCAAATGAAGTATTAGCGCTCGGTTCGACTGCCTTTGGCATCTCATGGCGTGGCTCTGATTATCGTGGCATCATTACGGATATTGGTGTTGAGCCGTTTTATTGGCAGCAAAGAAAATTTTCGTATGCACATCAAATTAGTCTGCTGGAGGATCGAAAGGCCTTCCTAACAGCATTTGTGGGGGCTGGGCCGGATCAAGACCTTATTCCTTTGGCACAAGCTGTAAGTGCCAGTCAGGCGTTGATCAGGTCCGGGGGTCAAAGGCCTCCCGCAAGGCATCCCCAATAA
- a CDS encoding ABC transporter permease: MLSPISRRRLQRFRRNRLGWVSLWLFTALLLLSLCAELVANDKPLLLGYKGDLYVPALKRYTEQQFGGQLPFQPDYRSAYVRQLIEQQGGWMLFAPIPFSADTPNYDLQVPTPSPPSASNWLGTDDQGRDVLARVLYGTRVSLLFAFALTVVSVLIGVAAGALQGYHGGWIDLVGQRLLEVWSGLPVLYLLIILSGFVEPDFWWLLGIMALFSWLTLVDVVRAEFLRGRNLEYVKAARALGLPDSQVMLRHILPNAMNATLTYVPFMLTGAITTLTALDFLGFGMPAGSASLGELVTQGKQHLEAPWLGFTAFFALAVILSLLVFIGDALREAFDPRT; this comes from the coding sequence ATGCTTTCGCCGATCTCGCGTCGTCGCCTGCAACGCTTTCGCCGCAACCGCCTCGGCTGGGTTTCGCTGTGGCTGTTCACCGCACTTCTGCTGCTGAGCCTGTGCGCCGAGCTGGTGGCCAACGACAAACCGCTGCTGCTGGGCTACAAGGGCGACCTGTACGTGCCGGCGCTCAAGCGTTACACCGAGCAGCAGTTCGGCGGCCAGCTGCCGTTCCAGCCAGACTACCGCAGCGCCTATGTACGCCAGTTGATCGAGCAGCAAGGTGGCTGGATGCTGTTCGCCCCCATCCCGTTCAGCGCCGATACCCCCAACTACGACCTGCAGGTGCCCACCCCCAGCCCGCCGAGCGCAAGCAACTGGCTGGGTACCGACGACCAGGGCCGCGACGTGCTGGCCCGGGTGCTATATGGCACGCGGGTATCCTTGCTGTTCGCCTTCGCCCTGACCGTGGTCAGCGTGCTGATCGGGGTGGCGGCCGGAGCCCTGCAGGGCTACCACGGTGGTTGGATCGACCTGGTCGGCCAGCGCCTGCTGGAGGTGTGGTCGGGGTTGCCGGTGCTGTACCTGCTGATTATCCTCAGCGGGTTCGTCGAGCCGGACTTCTGGTGGCTGCTGGGGATCATGGCGCTGTTCTCCTGGCTGACGCTGGTCGACGTGGTGCGCGCAGAGTTCCTGCGCGGTCGCAACCTGGAGTACGTCAAGGCCGCAAGGGCGCTGGGGTTACCAGACAGCCAGGTGATGCTGCGGCACATCCTGCCCAATGCCATGAACGCGACGCTGACCTATGTGCCGTTCATGCTGACCGGGGCGATCACCACCCTGACTGCACTGGATTTTCTCGGGTTCGGCATGCCGGCCGGGAGCGCTTCGCTGGGAGAGCTGGTGACCCAGGGCAAACAGCACCTGGAGGCGCCGTGGCTGGGCTTTACCGCGTTCTTTGCCCTGGCGGTGATTCTGTCGCTGCTGGTTTTTATTGGGGATGCCTTGCGGGAGGCCTTTGACCCCCGGACCTGA
- a CDS encoding microcin C ABC transporter permease YejB, with product MTTYILRRLLLIVPTLLAILLVNFLIVQAAPGGPVEQAVARLQGIGGGAPGARAEVVHGESRATRGLDPKLIEEIKRQYGFDKSAPERLWLMLGQYARLDFGNSFFRGAKVTDLILDKLPVTLSLGFWATLITYLVSIPLGIRKAVRHGSRFDAWSSALIVVGYALPSFLFALLLIVLFAGGTSLSWFPVRGLVSDNFDELSLLGKVADYFWHLVLPVGALVIGGFATLTLLTKNAFLDEISRQYVVTARAKGLSERRVLYGHVLRNAMLLVVAGLPQALITVFFAGSLLIEVIFSLDGLGRMSYEAAVSRDYPVVFGTLFIFTLAGLLIRLIGDLSYTLLDPRIDFDARAY from the coding sequence ATGACCACTTACATACTGCGCCGCCTGCTGCTGATCGTCCCGACCCTGCTGGCGATCCTGTTGGTCAACTTCCTGATCGTCCAGGCCGCACCGGGAGGCCCGGTGGAGCAGGCGGTGGCACGCCTGCAAGGTATCGGCGGTGGCGCTCCCGGTGCCCGGGCCGAGGTGGTGCACGGCGAGTCACGTGCCACCCGTGGCCTGGACCCGAAACTGATCGAGGAGATCAAGCGCCAGTACGGCTTCGACAAGTCCGCCCCCGAGCGCCTGTGGCTGATGCTGGGCCAGTACGCCCGGCTGGACTTCGGCAACAGCTTCTTCCGCGGCGCCAAGGTCACCGACCTGATCCTCGACAAGTTGCCGGTAACCCTGTCGCTGGGCTTCTGGGCCACGCTGATCACCTACCTGGTGTCGATCCCGCTGGGCATCCGCAAGGCGGTGCGCCATGGCAGCCGCTTCGATGCCTGGAGCAGTGCACTGATCGTGGTCGGCTATGCCCTGCCCTCGTTCCTGTTCGCCCTGTTGCTGATCGTGCTGTTCGCCGGCGGCACCTCGCTCAGCTGGTTCCCGGTGCGCGGCCTGGTCTCGGACAACTTCGATGAGCTCAGCCTGCTGGGCAAGGTCGCCGACTACTTCTGGCACCTGGTGCTGCCGGTCGGCGCCCTGGTGATCGGCGGCTTCGCCACCCTGACGCTGCTGACCAAGAACGCCTTCCTCGACGAGATTTCCCGGCAATACGTGGTTACCGCCCGCGCCAAGGGCCTGAGCGAACGCCGGGTGCTGTATGGCCACGTGCTGCGCAATGCCATGCTGTTGGTGGTGGCGGGGTTGCCGCAGGCGTTGATCACGGTGTTTTTCGCCGGCTCGTTGCTGATCGAGGTGATCTTCTCGCTCGATGGCCTTGGCCGCATGAGTTACGAAGCGGCCGTGTCGCGCGATTACCCGGTGGTGTTCGGCACGCTGTTCATCTTCACCCTGGCGGGCCTGCTGATCCGCCTGATCGGTGACCTGTCTTACACCCTGCTCGACCCGCGTATCGACTTCGACGCGAGGGCATACTGA
- a CDS encoding extracellular solute-binding protein, whose protein sequence is MLMSPVGAGSPAKAPDQATTLRERTHSRVNPLPQALCYLFLLCFSFNSQAAPTHALTVYGEAPRYSANFRHFDYVNPDAPKGGILRRSAIEIGQFDHILPYIDKGIGVSEVDGLLYAPLAVRSFDEPYTVYGLIARRMERGPEDAWLRFEIDPRATFADGKPVRAEDVRFTFELLMSKGSLRYRTQFADVATVVVESPHSVRFDFKPDHGRTLPLDLASLPVLPEHDWQQRDFANGAGFDKPVGSGPYRIGRIDNGRSITFQRDANWWARDLPVSRGRYNFDKLRIEYFGDTEVARQVLKGGGYDYNREFSATAYTLGYNGAQLDDGRLQRAHLGPAKPQVAQGFVFNLDRPQFKDRRVRQALGMLWDYEWSNRQMMRNMYIRQQSVFSNTPLAARQLPDAGELKLLEPLRGKVPDEVFSTVFTAPVTDGSGIIRKQQLQALALLEQAGWRPEGDRLVNSQGTPLTFTFLNGQAGMERLLLPWKRNLAQIGVTLDIRNVDSAQYVNRLMARDYDMIVTGYPVTLSPGAELYNYFGSAAAHDPGSNNLMVLQDPAVDRLIDGLVRADTQADMLYHAHALDRVLQWNYYWIPNYYPPGSSTVWWNRFGLPKVQAAYDEGLDTWWEVSPAALTNAQMAERRKSSP, encoded by the coding sequence CTGCTCATGTCCCCTGTGGGAGCGGGTTCACCCGCGAAAGCGCCAGATCAGGCAACGACGTTGCGTGAACGGACGCATTCGCGGGTGAACCCGCTCCCACAGGCCCTGTGTTACCTTTTTCTGCTTTGTTTTTCCTTCAATAGCCAGGCTGCACCCACCCACGCCCTCACCGTCTACGGCGAAGCCCCCCGTTACAGCGCCAACTTCCGGCATTTCGACTACGTCAACCCCGACGCCCCCAAAGGCGGCATCCTGCGCCGCTCGGCCATCGAGATTGGCCAGTTCGACCATATCCTGCCGTACATCGACAAAGGCATCGGTGTCAGCGAGGTCGATGGCCTGCTGTACGCGCCACTGGCCGTGCGCTCGTTCGATGAACCCTACACCGTCTACGGCCTGATCGCCCGGCGCATGGAGCGCGGCCCGGAGGATGCCTGGCTGCGTTTCGAGATCGACCCGCGCGCCACCTTCGCCGATGGCAAGCCGGTGCGCGCCGAGGACGTACGCTTTACCTTCGAGCTGCTGATGAGCAAGGGCAGCCTGAGGTATCGCACCCAGTTCGCCGATGTTGCCACCGTCGTGGTGGAAAGCCCACACAGCGTGCGCTTCGACTTCAAGCCTGACCACGGCCGCACCCTGCCACTGGACCTCGCCAGCCTGCCGGTTCTGCCCGAACACGACTGGCAGCAGCGCGATTTTGCCAACGGCGCCGGCTTCGACAAGCCGGTCGGCAGCGGGCCGTACCGTATCGGGCGCATCGACAACGGCCGCAGCATCACCTTTCAGCGCGATGCCAACTGGTGGGCGCGCGATCTGCCGGTCAGCCGTGGCCGCTACAATTTCGACAAGCTGCGCATCGAGTACTTCGGTGATACCGAAGTGGCGCGGCAGGTGCTCAAAGGCGGCGGCTACGACTACAACCGCGAGTTCTCCGCCACCGCCTACACCCTGGGCTACAACGGCGCGCAACTGGACGACGGCCGCCTGCAGCGCGCCCACCTGGGCCCGGCCAAACCGCAGGTGGCCCAAGGCTTCGTGTTCAACCTCGACCGGCCGCAGTTCAAGGACCGTCGCGTGCGCCAGGCGCTGGGCATGCTGTGGGACTACGAGTGGAGCAACCGGCAGATGATGCGCAACATGTACATCCGCCAGCAGAGCGTGTTCTCCAATACCCCGCTGGCCGCCCGCCAACTGCCGGATGCCGGCGAGTTGAAACTGCTCGAACCGTTGCGCGGCAAGGTGCCGGACGAAGTCTTCAGCACCGTGTTTACCGCCCCGGTCACCGATGGTTCGGGGATAATCCGCAAGCAGCAGCTGCAGGCACTGGCGCTGCTCGAACAAGCCGGCTGGCGCCCCGAAGGCGACCGCCTGGTGAACAGCCAGGGCACGCCGCTGACGTTTACCTTCCTCAACGGCCAGGCAGGCATGGAGCGCCTGCTGCTGCCGTGGAAGCGCAACCTGGCCCAGATTGGCGTGACCCTGGACATCCGCAACGTCGATTCGGCCCAGTACGTCAACCGCCTGATGGCACGTGACTACGACATGATCGTCACCGGCTACCCGGTCACCCTGTCGCCTGGCGCCGAGCTGTACAACTATTTCGGCTCGGCAGCGGCCCACGACCCTGGGTCGAACAACCTGATGGTGCTGCAGGACCCTGCCGTGGACCGCCTGATCGACGGCCTGGTGCGCGCCGACACCCAGGCCGACATGCTGTACCACGCCCATGCCCTGGACCGGGTGCTGCAATGGAACTACTACTGGATCCCCAACTACTACCCACCGGGCAGCTCCACTGTCTGGTGGAACCGCTTCGGCTTGCCCAAGGTCCAGGCTGCCTATGACGAAGGCCTGGACACCTGGTGGGAAGTCAGCCCTGCCGCGCTGACCAACGCGCAAATGGCCGAACGCCGGAAATCCTCGCCATGA
- a CDS encoding peptidylprolyl isomerase, giving the protein MARATARHILVSSIDKCNELKAQIEAGADFAEIAKANSTCPSSRQGGDLGSFGPGQMVKEFDTVVFSAPINTVQGPVKTQFGYHLLEVTSRQD; this is encoded by the coding sequence ATGGCCCGTGCAACCGCCCGCCACATCCTGGTCAGCAGCATCGATAAATGCAACGAACTGAAAGCCCAGATCGAAGCAGGCGCCGACTTCGCTGAAATCGCCAAAGCCAACTCCACCTGCCCGTCCAGCCGCCAGGGCGGTGACCTGGGCTCGTTCGGCCCGGGCCAGATGGTCAAGGAGTTCGACACCGTGGTGTTCAGCGCCCCGATCAATACCGTGCAAGGCCCGGTCAAGACCCAGTTCGGCTACCACCTGCTGGAAGTGACCAGCCGCCAGGACTAA